One stretch of Kluyveromyces marxianus DMKU3-1042 DNA, complete genome, chromosome 8 DNA includes these proteins:
- the GAS1 gene encoding beta-1,3-glucanosyltransferase — protein sequence MSHHILYFLCSVLSLFGNAFVHAASSDDDSKTPPIEISGNKFFYSNNGSQFYIRGVAYQADTANSTASSQINDPLADIDSCKRDLPYLKELLTNVLRVYAINTSLDHTECLNLFQDNGIYIIADLSEPQESISRTSPSWDLDLYKRYTSVVDALHNYTNVLGFFAGNEVTNNSTNTDASAFVKAAVRDTKKYIKDKGYRQIPVGYSSNDDDETRVPMADYFACGDEDTKVDFYGINMYEWCGKSTFQSSGYADRTKEFSNLSVPIFFSEYGCVEVKPRQFQEVSALYGKDMTDVWSGGIVYMYFEEENNYGLVSVDGNDVKTLDDFNNLKSALASASPTSATKSQASSTSLSCPATGEYWKVSTDLPPTPEKDTCDCIKGSLSCIVADDVASKDYSKLYGVVCADIDCSDISSNATDGKYGPYSFCDEKTKLSYLLNKYYEKNDKNESACSFSGSATLVSATGKSSTCAAASATGSNDSDSTASGSGSSATGSSSSSSSSSKSSSSSSAKKSAGTVLRPSSSTIKALTILFIAMECSLVFM from the coding sequence ATGAGCCATCATATTTTGTATTTCCTCTGTAGTGTTTTGTCGCTATTTGGCAATGCTTTTGTTCACGCTGCAAGCAGCGATGACGATTCAAAGACCCCGCCAATTGAAATCTCGGGTAATAAGTTCTTTTACTCCAACAATGGTTCGCAGTTCTACATAAGAGGTGTCGCATACCAAGCGGATACTGCCAATTCAACTGCCTCAAGCCAAATTAACGATCCATTGGCCGATATTGATTCCTGTAAGAGAGATCTGCCATACTTGAAAGAACTCTTGACCAATGTATTGCGTGTTTATGCTATTAACACCAGTTTGGATCACACAGAATGTTTGAACCTGTTCCAAGACaatggtatatatatcattgCGGATCTTTCGGAACCACAAGAGTCTATTTCAAGAACCTCTCCATCTTGGGACTTGGATCTATACAAACGTTACACCTCCGTTGTTGATGCTTTGCACAACTACACTAACGTGTTGGGTTTCTTTGCTGGTAACGAAGTTACTAACAACTCTACCAACACCGATGCTTCTGCATTTGTGAAGGCAGCCGTTAGAGATACCAAAAAGTACATCAAGGACAAGGGTTACAGACAAATCCCTGTCGGTTACTCTTCcaacgatgatgacgagACAAGAGTCCCTATGGCTGACTACTTTGCTTGTGGTGATGAAGATACTAAAGTGGACTTCTACGGTATTAACATGTATGAATGGTGTGGTAAGTCCACTTTCCAAAGTTCCGGTTACGCTGACAGAACTAAGGAATTCTCCAATCTATCCGTTccaatcttcttctccgAGTATGGATGTGTTGAAGTTAAGCCAAGACAATTCCAAGAAGTTAGTGCCTTGTACGGTAAGGACATGACTGACGTCTGGTCTGGTGGTATCGTCTACATGTacttcgaagaagaaaacaactaCGGTTTAGTCTCTGTTGATGGTAATGACGTCAAGACTTTGGATGATTTCAACAATTTGAAATCAGCCTTGGCTTCTGCTTCCCCAACTTCTGCTACCAAATCCCAAGCTTCAAGCACTAGTTTGAGCTGCCCTGCAACTGGTGAGTACTGGAAGGTCTCTACTGATCTACCTCCAACTCCTGAAAAGGACACCTGTGATTGTATCAAGGGTTCTTTGAGCTGTATTGTTGCCGATGATGTCGCTTCGAAGGATTATTCTAAGCTATATGGTGTCGTGTGTGCTGATATTGATTGTTCAGACATCAGTTCAAATGCCACTGACGGCAAATACGGTCCATATTCATTCTGTGATGAGAAGACAAAGCTTTCTtacttgttgaacaagtactacgaaaaaaatgataagAATGAATCTGCTTGTTCTTTCAGTGGTTCTGCTACTTTAGTTTCTGCTACTGGCAAATCTTCCACCtgtgctgctgcttccgCTACTGGATCTAACGATTCCGACTCTACTGCTAGCGGTTCTGGTTCCTCTGCCACCggttcttcctcttcatcatcttcgtcttcaaagtcttcttcttcctcctccgCTAAAAAGTCTGCAGGAACTGTATTAAGACCATCCTCTAGTACCATTAAGGCATTAAccattcttttcattgCTATGGAATGCAGCTTGGTGTTTATGTAA
- the GAS1 gene encoding beta-1,3-glucanosyltransferase — MLFNKLAAVSLASLFSSVVTADDVPAIEVKGSKFFYSNNGSQFYMKGIAYQADSVNATAGATIVDPLADFDTCSRDIPYMEKVATNVVRVYALNTTLDHSKCMQALNDAGIYVIADLSEPSASINRDSPKWDLDLYKRYTSVIDKFHNYSNVLGFFAGNEVTNNSTNTDASPFVKAAIRDTKQYMKDKGYRQIPVGYSSNDDEDTRVPMADYFACGDDDVKADFYGINMYEWCGKSTFQLSGYADRTKEFSNLTIPVFFSEYGCNEVQPRQFQEVSALYGKDMTDVWSGGIVYMYFEEANKYGLVSVDGNDVSTLADYSYYSEEINSVSPTSVQSSTYSPSATSLACPTTNKYWKAATALPPTPNEDLCECMSSSLSCVVADDVDSDDYQDLFNYICGQVSCDAISGNGTSGKYGSYSFCSSKDQLSFVMNLYYEAQGGSSDACDFSGKGHLVDKTDVQSGCSAALSAIGASGTGTFTGSVTFTGATSRSDASATGDSSDDNQSSGSASGSATASKSGSKSSSSSSSSSSSSSKPKNAAGSTKASMTSVLGACVITIFTIAGASLVVV, encoded by the coding sequence ATGTTGTTCAATAAGTTAGCTGCTGTTTCACTTGCGTCTTTATTCTCCAGTGTTGTAACTGCTGATGACGTCCCAGCTATTGAAGTCAAGGGCTCCAAGTTCTTTTACTCTAACAATGGTTCCCAATTCTACATGAAGGGTATCGCCTACCAAGCCGACAGTGTAAATGCTACTGCAGGTGCCACTATCGTCGATCCACTTGCTGACTTCGACACCTGTAGCAGAGATATTCCATATATGGAGAAGGTTGCTACCAATGTCGTCCGTGTTTATGCTTTGAACACTACTTTGGACCATTCCAAGTGTATGCAAGCTTTGAATGATGCAGGCATCTATGTTATTGCTGATCTTTCAGAACCAAGTGCTTCTATCAACAGAGACTCTCCAAAGTGGGATTTGGACTTGTACAAGCGTTACACTTCTGTCATTGACAAATTCCACAACTATTCTAATGTTTTAGGTTTCTTTGCTGGTAACGAAGTTACCAACAACTCTACCAACACCGATGCTTCTCCTTTCGTTAAGGCTGCTATCAGAGACACCAAACAATACATGAAGGACAAGGGTTACAGACAAATCCCTGTCGGTTACTCCTCcaacgatgatgaagacaCCAGAGTTCCAATGGCTGACTACTTCGCCTGTGGTGATGACGATGTCAAGGCCGACTTCTACGGTATCAACATGTACGAATGGTGTGGTAAGTCCACTTTCCAACTATCTGGTTACGCTGACAGAACCAAGGAATTCTCCAACCTAACTATCCCagtcttcttctctgaaTATGGTTGTAATGAAGTTCAACCAAGACAATTCCAAGAAGTTAGTGCCTTGTACGGTAAGGACATGACTGACGTCTGGTCTGGTGGTATCGTTTACATGTACTTCGAAGAAGCCAACAAATATGGTTTAGTTTCTGTTGATGGTAATGACGTCAGCACATTGGCTGACTACAGTTACTACTCCGAGGAGATCAACAGCGTTTCCCCAACTTCTGTCCAATCCTCTACATACAGCCCATCCGCCACATCCCTAGCTTGTCCAACAACCAACAAGTACTGGAAGGCTGCCACCGCTCTTCCTCCAACTCCAAACGAAGATCTATGTGAATgtatgtcttcttctttgtccTGTGTTGTTGCCGACGATGTCGACTCTGACGACTACCAAGACTTGTTCAACTACATCTGTGGCCAAGTTTCTTGTGACGCCATTTCCGGTAACGGTACTTCCGGTAAGTATGGTTCTTACTCCTTCTGCTCCAGCAAGGATCAATTATCTTTCGTTATGAACTTGTACTATGAAGCTCAAGGCGGTAGCTCTGACGCTTGTGACTTCAGTGGTAAGGGTCATTTGGTTGACAAGACCGATGTTCAATCCGGTTGTTCTGCTGCTCTAAGTGCCATCGGTGCTTCCGGTACTGGTACTTTCACCGGTTCCGTTACCTTCACTGGTGCTACCAGCAGATCTGATGCCTCTGCTACTGGTGACTCCAGCGACGACAACCAATCTTCTGGATCTGCTTCTGGATCTGCCACCGCTTCTAAGTCTGGTTCCAAGTCCAGCTCTTCcagctcttcttcttccagcAGTTCTTCCAAGCCTAAGAATGCTGCTGGTTCTACCAAGGCATCCATGACTTCTGTTCTAGGTGCCTGTGTTATCACCATCTTCACCATTGCTGGTGCAAGTTTAGTTGTAGTTTAA